In a single window of the Dreissena polymorpha isolate Duluth1 chromosome 3, UMN_Dpol_1.0, whole genome shotgun sequence genome:
- the LOC127872727 gene encoding uncharacterized protein LOC127872727: MMIEHYDNTLSTITTSPLQDDVHARVDDIYMPPKLQLMEKVKGAFKKTDTTLTKYSNVLLNDGKYNRKMFIQGEAGSGKSTFLAILVRDWCYITSKASGKQFQTDVTYTADANARLRPSDVFEDLTTLKLYTFVFHVTLRDSVNELNILEMFKKQIIDSIYGDKDRRENAYRLLNEIMERERCLVLLDGLDEWTCNKGKSLPELAVSHRQCDVLITTRPWKMTEAMIPDAKIDILLQLEGVNKPFEVSRRLLGCMDDCKESMMLHKKQSEFESYIMKNDLEKFLISPMLLQLILHSWVEGTEMNGSMCGIYSLFLESLLKKANKEKRKFQSPPVKCFKDTEHIRPNIENVDRLAKAAFHLLFSNTRESSLVFSDTDLERFGLYEERKEFAFKSGILSATRKASALRSSPSFSFIHKSIQEFLTAYYIACNTHLIDDIISVYLNRYEDAYIDISQVFIFLCGLEISAANKLSSMMNERNVDSHSMMNDKWHRFDDEFSKLIVSGFREAVANKHYDSNLKLSHFSFLIPVTEIGDVHNIWIQNRSNILSLWLVIIGIDDDDDVESQSSYERGESASHYEFDLSSCSKLKTLGLTGYYILLKDSSCLSMSEHPVWIVLNSADPLPALPCIEQIYLRDVTCSSRGLRGLLSSLLTLDHEVECSLVDCSMTSIVQKTRADMKVLNNTLEMVVDEDSPGLWEALHSLNIKSLSLERILAVPMRVKHGELLSQSLLSLTQLETLSIQVFSDIPGLWEALHSLNIKSLSLKGPFRVRHGELSSQSLSSFTQLETLTMHLDKYIVIQPLQSLKYLNIYCNTLLPYQLRELIDTLRACTQTIDSRLEFGCALLTYADDNHDKKRIRQIAPEEYIPIVQELETLENVAVNRFEILDRTRANTWNVIDTCWSARSNGDIDDDKQNGDNVKDYLYTKFVRWLDDEIIHRISMRLQITPGIFYRNFCM, translated from the exons ATGATGATTGAACATTACGACAACACACTTAGTACCATCACAACCTCGCCGTTGCAAGACGATGTTCACGCTAGGGTAGATGATATTTACATGCCACCCAAATTACAGCTGATGGAAAAAGTCAAGGGGGCCTTCAAGAAAACTGATACAACGTTAACGAAATACAGCAACGTTCTTTTAAATGATGGTAAATACAACCGAAAAATGTTCATTCAAGGCGAGGCAGGGTCTGGCAAATCCACGTTTCTCGCCATATTAGTTAGAGACTGGTGTTATATAACTAGTAAAGCATCAGGTAAACAGTTCCAGACGGACGTAACTTACACTGCCGATGCTAATGCACGATTAAGACCCTCTGATGTCTTTGAAGATTTAACGACCCTGAAATTGTACACGTTCGTTTTCCATGTCACTCTAAGGGATTCAGTCAACGAGTTAAACATTTTagagatgtttaaaaaacaaataattgactCAATTTACGGCGATAAGGATAGACGCGAAAATGCATACCGACTACTGAATGAGATCATGGAACGTGAACGCTGCTTGGTATTACTGGATGGTCTAGATGAGTGGACCTGCAACAAAGGTAAAAGCCTACCGGAATTGGCTGTATCTCACAGACAGTGTGATGTGTTGATAACAACTCGACCTTGGAAAATGACAGAAGCGATGATACCTGACGCGAAGATTGACATACTGCTACAACTGGAAGGAGTAAACAAGCCTTTTGAGGTGAGCAGAAGACTGCTTGGCTGTATGGATGATTGTAAAGAAAGCATGATGTTGCACAAAAAACAATCAGAATTTGAATCATACATAATGAAAAATGACTTGGAAAAGTTTCTGATTTCACCAATGCTATTGCAATTGATATTGCACTCATGGGTTGAAGGGACTGAAATGAACGGCTCCATGTGTGGAATATACAGTCTCTTTCTGGAAAGTCTTCTTAAGAAGGCAAACAAGGAAAAAAGAAAATTTCAATCGCCACCCGTCAAATGCTTCAAAGACACTGAACACATACGGCCAAATATTGAAAACGTTGATCGTCTTGCTAAAGCGGCATTCCATTTGCTGTTTTCAAATACCAGAGAAAGTTCACTAGTGTTTAGCGATACAGATTTGGAGCGATTTGGATTATATGAGGAACGAAAGGAGTTTGCATTCAAATCCGGTATTTTATCGGCAACACGAAAGGCGTCTGCATTGCGATCATCTCCTTCATTTTCCTTCATCCATAAAAGCATACAGGAATTCCTCACGGCTTATTATATCGCCTGCAACACCCATCTGATTGATGACATCATTTCCGTTTATCTCAACCGTTACGAGGATGCATACATTGACATTTCACAAGTGTTTATATTCCTGTGTGGACTGGAAATATCGGCTGCGAATAAGCTATCCAGCATGATGAATGAACGCAATGTTGATTCGCATAGCATGATGAATGATAAATGGCATAGATTTGATGATGAGTTTTCAAAATTAATAGTATCAGGATTCAGAGAAGCTGTtgcgaataaacattatgacagtAACCTCAAACTCAGTCACTTTTCGTTCCTCATACCGGTAACCGAAATAGGAGACGTCCACAACATCTGGATACAAAACCGGTCAAATATTCTGTCATTGTGGCTAGTCATAATAGggatagatgatgatgatgatgtagagAGTCAGAGTTCCTATGAACGAGGCGAGTCTGCATCTCATTATGAGTTTGACCTGTCATCGTGTAGCAAGCTGAAAACGTTAGGACTAACGGggtattacatattgctaaaag ATTCGTCTTGTTTGTCCATGTCAGAACATCCGGTCTGGATTGTTCTAAACAGTGCAGACCCTCTACCAGCACTACCCTGCATAGAACAGATTTACTTGAGGGATGTTACATGTTCCTCTCGAGGTCTACGCGGTCTGCTCAGTTCTCTGCTGACACTCGATCATGAGGTTGAGTGTAGTCTGGTTGACTGTAGCATGACATCGATTGTACAGAAAACAAGGGCTGATATGAAGGTGTTAAACAATACATTAGAAATGGTCGTTGATGAAgacagtcccggtctgtgggAAGCTCTGCATAGTCTCAATATCAAGAGTCTCAGTCTGGAAAGAATTCTCGCTGTACCTATGCGGGTGAAACATGGGGAGCTGTTGTCCCAGTCACTATtatcgctcacacagctggaaacgcttagtattcAAGTATTTTCAGACATTcccggtctgtgggaggctctgCATAGTCTCAATATCAAGAGTCTCAGTCTGAAAGGTCCTTTCCGTGTGCGGCATGGGGAGCTGTCGTCCCAGTCACTATCATCGTtcacacagctggaaacgcttacaATGCATTTGGATAAATACATCGTTATACAGCCACTTCAGTCATTGAAGTACTTAAATATTTACTGTAACACATTGCTTCCATATCAATTACGTGAACTTATCGACACACTGCGCGCATGTACTCAGACAATTGATAGTAGGCTTGAATTCGGTTGTGCGCTGTTAACTTATGCCGATGATAATCATGATAAGAAACGCATACGCCAAATCGCACCGGAGGAGTACATTCCCATCGTACAGGAACTGGAGACGCTGGAGAATGTTGCAGTGAATCGATTCGAAATATTAGACCGAACACGTGCAAATACGTGGAACGTAATCGATACTTGCTGGTCTGCACGTAGCAATGGTGATATCGATGACGATAAACAAAACGGTGATAACGTTAAAGATTACCTATATACAAAGTTCGTTAGATGGCTGGATGATGAAATCATACATCGAATATCAATGCGACTTCAGATTACTCCAGGAATATTTTACAGAAATTTTTGTATGTaa